A region from the Malus domestica chromosome 07, GDT2T_hap1 genome encodes:
- the LOC103453283 gene encoding LOW QUALITY PROTEIN: UDP-glycosyltransferase 76B1-like (The sequence of the model RefSeq protein was modified relative to this genomic sequence to represent the inferred CDS: inserted 1 base in 1 codon; substituted 1 base at 1 genomic stop codon) — MLAQASDGLIFNTFEDLEETSLAKIRHEYLPNTPIFPIGPFHKYSPSPSSNSLLSQDQSCISWLNTQAPKSVVYVSFGTVAKMEEAQFLEIAWRLCNSDQPFLWVVRPNLVHGSNWLEQLPSGLVEPLNGRGHIVKWAPQNEVLTHPAVGAFXTHXGWNSTFESVCEGVPMICTPSFANQMVLARYASEVWKVGLQIEDGIERGVIEKTIRKVMVEKEGEEMRDRALKLMEKANLCLKQGGSSNQSLDGLVKHI, encoded by the exons ATGTTAGCTCAGGCCTCAGATGGACTGATTTTCAATACTTTTGAAGACCTTGAAGAAACTTCACTGGCCAAAATACGCCACGAGTATCTACCCAATACTCCAATTTTCCCAATAGGCCCATTTCACAAGTATTCCCCTTCCCCTTCTTCAAATAGCCTATTGTCACAAGACCAAAGTTGCATTTCATGGCTAAACACTCAAGCACCAAAGTCAGTTGTTTATGTGAGTTTTGGGACCGTTGCCAAAATGGAAGAAGCTCAATTTTTGGAGATAGCTTGGAGACTATGCAATAGCGACCAACCCTTCTTATGGGTGGTTCGACCTAATTTAGTCCATGGATCGAATTGGCTCGAACAATTACCTAGTGGGTTGGTTGAGCCTTTGAACGGGAGGGGACACATTGTGAAATGGGCGCCACAAAATGAAGTGTTGACCCATCCGGCAGTTGGAGCCTTTTAGACCC AAGGTTGGAATTCTACATTCGAGAGTGTTTGTGAGGGGGTCCCCATGATTTGTACGCCAAGTTTCGCCAATCAAATGGTTCTTGCAAGATATGCGAGTGAAGTTTGGAAGGTCGGGTTGCAGATTGAAGATGGGATTGAGAGAGGTGTGATTGAAAAAACAATTAGGAAAGTAATGGTGGAGAAGGAAGGGGAAGAGATGAGAGACAGAGCCTTGAAGCTAATGGAGAAGGCAAATCTTTGCCTCAAGCAAGGTGGCTCCTCAAACCAATCTTTGGATGGGTTGGTTAAACATATTTAA